One region of Pogona vitticeps strain Pit_001003342236 chromosome 1, PviZW2.1, whole genome shotgun sequence genomic DNA includes:
- the SMIM8 gene encoding small integral membrane protein 8 isoform X3 has product MSSAPQPPDLQHEAPKDKDYRSPGLRGVKTTTLFRAVNPELFIKPNKAVMAFGLVTLTLCVAYIGYLHAQQENIKDLYEAIDSEGNREMKRKTSKWD; this is encoded by the exons ATGTCTTCTGCACCTCAACCTCCAGATTTACAACATGAAGCACCCAAGGATAAAGATTATCGAAGTCCAGGGCTCCGAGGTGTGAAAACTACCACCCTGTTCCGTGCCGTAAACCCAGAACTTTTTATTAAACCT AACAAAGCAGTTATGGCTTTTGGGCTTGTGACCCTTACACTTTGTGTGGCCTACATTGGATACTTGCATGCACAGCAAGAGAATATAAAGGATCTCTACGAAGCTATTGACAGCGAAGGAAACAGAGAAATGAAGCGGAAGACTTCTAAATGGGACTAG
- the SMIM8 gene encoding small integral membrane protein 8 isoform X1, with protein MGGAFLERLFRPSSSHLLGAWDAERGASSKMSSAPQPPDLQHEAPKDKDYRSPGLRGVKTTTLFRAVNPELFIKPNKAVMAFGLVTLTLCVAYIGYLHAQQENIKDLYEAIDSEGNREMKRKTSKWD; from the exons ATGGGAGGGGCGTTCCTAGAACGTCTTTTCCGTCCTTCGTCTTCTCACTTACTGGGCGCCTGGGACGCCGAAAGGGGAGCCAG CAGTAAGATGTCTTCTGCACCTCAACCTCCAGATTTACAACATGAAGCACCCAAGGATAAAGATTATCGAAGTCCAGGGCTCCGAGGTGTGAAAACTACCACCCTGTTCCGTGCCGTAAACCCAGAACTTTTTATTAAACCT AACAAAGCAGTTATGGCTTTTGGGCTTGTGACCCTTACACTTTGTGTGGCCTACATTGGATACTTGCATGCACAGCAAGAGAATATAAAGGATCTCTACGAAGCTATTGACAGCGAAGGAAACAGAGAAATGAAGCGGAAGACTTCTAAATGGGACTAG
- the SMIM8 gene encoding small integral membrane protein 8 isoform X2, with protein MLAGFLITKRSKMSSAPQPPDLQHEAPKDKDYRSPGLRGVKTTTLFRAVNPELFIKPNKAVMAFGLVTLTLCVAYIGYLHAQQENIKDLYEAIDSEGNREMKRKTSKWD; from the exons ATGCTTGCAGGATTCTTGATCACAAAACG CAGTAAGATGTCTTCTGCACCTCAACCTCCAGATTTACAACATGAAGCACCCAAGGATAAAGATTATCGAAGTCCAGGGCTCCGAGGTGTGAAAACTACCACCCTGTTCCGTGCCGTAAACCCAGAACTTTTTATTAAACCT AACAAAGCAGTTATGGCTTTTGGGCTTGTGACCCTTACACTTTGTGTGGCCTACATTGGATACTTGCATGCACAGCAAGAGAATATAAAGGATCTCTACGAAGCTATTGACAGCGAAGGAAACAGAGAAATGAAGCGGAAGACTTCTAAATGGGACTAG